The sequence AATACATGTGTAATGTAGAAAATGCAGAAGTAATAGAACTTTGTTCAATTATTGATAAAGCGTGGAACAATAAAGGTAATCTCAAAACCAAATTAAAAGAAAAAGAAGACGTATTTAAAGAAAAAGCTCTGGAAAATGTCTACATGGCATTAAGATTGATAAATGGTAGGTGATTTCATGGGGAAGATAAACATATTAGGAATAGGAGTGGATAATCTTACTTCAGAAGAAGTAGTGAAAAATATTAAAATCTTTCTAAAGGAAAACAAGCCTAAAATTATATATACTCCGAATACAGAAATGATAATGATGGCGCAAAAAGACAAGGAATTGATTAAAATAATAAATTCGGCGGATTTGGTTATTCCTGATGGGATAGGACTTATTTATGCTTCAAAGATAAAGAAAAATCCATTGAAGGAGAGAGTCACAGGATTTGATACATCCCTAAAAATGCTTGAAGTAGCAAATGAAGAAAAGTTAAAGGTTTTTCTTTTGGGAGGAAAAGAGGGAGTAGCCAAAGCTGCTGCTGAGAAAATAAAAGAAAGATATCCTCATTTATATATATCAGGTTACAATAATGGATATTTTAAGGGAGCTCATACAGGATTTCCGGGAAATGATGAAGAATTAGAGGTAATAAGGAAGATAAATGATTCTGAGCCGGACATCCTGTTTGTCGGTTTGGGAATACCTAAACAAGAGAAATGGATAAACTTATATAAAGACAAGCTTAAGTGTAAAGTGATTATAGGAAATGGAGGAACAATGGATATTATTGCAGGTAATTTAAAAAGAGCGCCGGAGGTATTCCAGAGATTAGGCTTGGAATGGTTCTACAGGCTTATTAAAGAACCATCGAGGATTAAAAGGCAGATAGTTCTTCCTCAATTTATATTAAAGGTTATTTTTAATAAGGATGCTGTAAAATAGGTAAGGAGATATGTATGGTATATATTGAAAAATGGTATAAAAAATTTATTTCATACTCAGGGATTACAATAGGTGTCGCTATAATGGCCGTATCATTAAATTTTTTCTTGGAGCCCAATACTATAGCTCCTGGTGGAGTTACAGGACTTGCCATTGTTATTAAGAAGATTACAGGCGCTCCGGTATATATCACAAATTTAGTTATTAATATTCCTTTATTTATATTAGGAATGTTGATGTTAGGAGGAATATTCGGAGCCAAGACTCTTTTTGCCACAATCGGTCTTTCGTTTTTTTTAAAAATTGTTCCTTATAAGGTTGTAACTACTGATTTGCTTTTATCATCAATATTTGGAGGAGTACTGATGGGAATAGGTCTGGGAATTGTATTCAGAGAAGGAGGAACAACAGGAGGTTCCGACTTAGCCGGTGCAATCCTTAATAAAAAATTCCCGGCTTTAAGTACTTCCGTATTTATGATGGTTATAGATACGTTGGTAGTAATAATTGCCGGTGTAGCGAATAAGAAAATAGAAGTTTCTCTTTACTCTATTATATCCTTATACGTAAGTGTTAAAGTAATAGATTTGATGCTGGAAGGATTCGGATATTTAAAGGGATTTATGATTATAACGGATAAACCTTTAGAAGTAAGTGAAACAATAATGGAAAGATTGAATAGAGGAGTGACTTTGTTTAAGGGAAAGGGTATGTATACTAAGGAGGAGAAGGATATACTTCTCTGTGTAGTAAACAGATCTCAGTTTGCTAAAATAAAAGAAATTGTTCTGGCCATTGATAGGGATGCGTTTATTATGATTACTGAGATGAATGAAGTTATAGGAGAAGGTTTTAAAGAGATAGAAAAAAAGTAGGAGGGATTTTATGGAAAATTATAACGAACTAAAGTCCGTTGCAAAAAAATTGAGAATTGACATTATTAAAATGCTGGAGAAATCAAAATCCGGCCATCCGGGAGGGTCTCTTTCGGCATGTGAAATATTGACGGCTTTGTATTTT is a genomic window of Acidilutibacter cellobiosedens containing:
- a CDS encoding YitT family protein gives rise to the protein MVYIEKWYKKFISYSGITIGVAIMAVSLNFFLEPNTIAPGGVTGLAIVIKKITGAPVYITNLVINIPLFILGMLMLGGIFGAKTLFATIGLSFFLKIVPYKVVTTDLLLSSIFGGVLMGIGLGIVFREGGTTGGSDLAGAILNKKFPALSTSVFMMVIDTLVVIIAGVANKKIEVSLYSIISLYVSVKVIDLMLEGFGYLKGFMIITDKPLEVSETIMERLNRGVTLFKGKGMYTKEEKDILLCVVNRSQFAKIKEIVLAIDRDAFIMITEMNEVIGEGFKEIEKK
- a CDS encoding WecB/TagA/CpsF family glycosyltransferase codes for the protein MGKINILGIGVDNLTSEEVVKNIKIFLKENKPKIIYTPNTEMIMMAQKDKELIKIINSADLVIPDGIGLIYASKIKKNPLKERVTGFDTSLKMLEVANEEKLKVFLLGGKEGVAKAAAEKIKERYPHLYISGYNNGYFKGAHTGFPGNDEELEVIRKINDSEPDILFVGLGIPKQEKWINLYKDKLKCKVIIGNGGTMDIIAGNLKRAPEVFQRLGLEWFYRLIKEPSRIKRQIVLPQFILKVIFNKDAVK